The proteins below come from a single Cervus canadensis isolate Bull #8, Minnesota chromosome 2, ASM1932006v1, whole genome shotgun sequence genomic window:
- the LOC122436576 gene encoding glutathione S-transferase Mu 1 gives MAMTLGYWDIRGLAHAIRLLLEYTESNYEEKKYTMGDAPDYDRSQWLNEKFKLGLDFPNLPYLIDGAHKLTQSKAILRYIARKHNMCGETEEEKIRMDVLENQAMDTANELAILCYNPEFEKLKSQYLKEIPGKMKLYSEFLGRRPWFAGDKLTYVDFLVYDVLDIHRIFEPKCLDEFPNLKDFVSHFEGLKRISAYMKSSRFLPQPVYSKMAVWGSK, from the exons ATGGCAATGACCCTGGGTTACTGGGACATCCGCGGG CTGGCCCATGCCATCCGCCTGCTCCTGGAGTACACAGAATCAAACTATGAGGAAAAGAAGTACACGATGGGGGACG CTCCCGACTATGACAGAAGCCAGTGGCTGAATGAAAAATTCAAGCTGGGCCTGGACTTCCCCAAT TTGCCCTACTTAATTGATGGAGCTCACAAGCTCACCCAGAGCAAGGCCATCCTTCGCTACATTGCTCGCAAGCACAACATGT gtggggagacagaggaggagaagatTCGCATGGATGTATTGGAGAACCAGGCTATGGACACTGCTAATGAGTTGGCTATACTCTGCTACAACCCTGAATTT GAGAAACTAAAGTCTCAATACTTGAAGGAGATCCCTGGAAAGATGAAGCTCTACTCAGAGTTTCTGGGGAGGAGGCCTTGGTTTGCAGGGGACAAG CTCACCTATGTGGATTTCCTGGTTTATGACGTTCTTGACATTCACCGCATATTTGAGCCCAAGTGCCTGGATGAATTCCCAAACCTGAAAGACTTCGTTTCTCATTTTGAG GGCCTGAAGAGGATCTCTGCCTACATGAAGTCCAGCCGCTTCCTCCCACAACCTGTGTATTCGAAGATGGCCGTGTGGGGTAGCAAGTAG